The Mauremys reevesii isolate NIE-2019 linkage group 1, ASM1616193v1, whole genome shotgun sequence genome has a segment encoding these proteins:
- the BPIFC gene encoding BPI fold-containing family C protein, which translates to MLKFWYFFLLLHLLIQQFDANPGLKVRITQKGLDYGKEIGLEILKQRIKEESFPDWSGREKSGVGDVDYTISGVRVNTIEFPDASVSLIPGIGIKLSTQRAYATISVNWSIRTWLFKDSGSGTVSISGVFITSVFTMSQDSTGHPSMSLDSCQMSIRGVEVKLNGTISWLYKFFTKYLEKPIQRSLDTHSCPNIRQGIQQIDAQLRTLQVPTQIDAFAQIDYSLINSPGVFQSYIDLDLKGAIYPVGNWTDLAFVPAPFILPDKSDSMLYFGISEYFFKSASLAYYTAGAFNITIIEELSSYFNVTTETFGSIIPEIAEYYVEARPAMLNLRAAAAPVVSLQTDTFTLEICASMEVLAVLPDSTTQSIFTVNIIANTSASLTIFEQKLIGSLCLNRFHLFLADSTVGFFEVSLLENFLSYVLRNGVIPAANAKLKKGFPLPNLDQITLLRPVVKVNEGYLLISTDIDYKL; encoded by the exons ATGCTGAAGTTTTGGTATTTTTTCCTCTTGTTACATTTGCTCATCCAGCAGTTTGATGCTAACCCTGGGCTCAAAGTGAGGATCACACAGAAAGGGCTGGACTATG GCAAGGAGATCGGGCTGGAGATCCTGAAGCAAAGAATAAAAGAAGAAAGCTTCCCAGATTGGAGTGGCCGGGAGAAATCTGGAGTTGGCGATGTGGACTACACAATTTCAGG GGTAAGAGTTAACACCATTGAATTCCCAGATGCTTCCGTATCCCTCATACCCGGGATTGGGATTAAACTATCAACTCAACGTGCTTACGCAACCATCAGTGTGAACTGGAGCATCAGGACCTGGTTGTT CAAAGACAGCGGAAGTGGTACTGTGTCCATTTCAGGAGTATTTATTACATCAGTCTTTACCATGTCACAAGATAGCACAGGTCACCCATCAATGTCACTGGACAGCTGCCAGATGAGTATTAGGGGTGTGGAAGTCAAGCTGAATGGAACAATCAG ctggctctATAAATTCTTTACTAAATACCTGGAGAAGCCCATTCAAAGGAGCTTGGATACACAT TCATGTCCAAACATCAGACAAGGGATCCAGCAGATTGATGCACAGCTCAGAACACTTCAGG TCCCAACCCAGATCGATGCCTTTGCCCAAATAGACTACTCCCTAATTAACTCTCCAGGAGTCTTCCAATCATACATTGATCTGGACTTAAAG GGCGCAATCTATCCGGTTGGAAATTGGACTGACCTTGCCTTTGTACCAGCTCCCTTCATTCTCCCAGACAAAAGTGATTCCATGCTTTACTTTGGCATCTCTGAGTATTTCTTTAAGTCTGCCTCACTGGCTTATTACACAGCAGGGGCCTTCAACATCACCATCATAGAAGAG CTTTCCAGTTATTTTAATGTAACAACAGAGACATTTGGCAGCATCATTCCTGAG ATTGCCGAGTATTATGTAGAAGCACGGCCTGCAATGTTGAACCTGAGggctgctgctgcacctgtggtCAGTTTACAGACAGACACCTTTACTCTAGAGATCTGTGCCTCCATGGAGGTGCTTGCTGTCCTGCCAGACTCAACCACCCAATCCATCTTTACAGTTAACATA ATAGCGAACACCAGTGCCAGTCTGACTATATTTGAACAGAAGCTGATTGGCTCATTATGTCTGAACAG ATTCCATCTCTTCCTGGCCGACTCCACTGTTGGGTTCTTTGAG GTCTCACTTTTGGAGAATTTCCTGTCTTACGTTTTACGGAATGGAGTAATCCCAGCAGCCAATG CTAAACTGAAGAAGGGATTCCCTCTTCCTAACCTGGACCAAATTACCCTCCTCAGACCTGTTGTTAAAGTTAACGAG GGTTATCTGCTGATTTCCACTGACATTGACTACaagctctaa